The sequence GGCTATTAAGTTGGCaaagataatttaatattttcaattcCTGTAGAGAATTTACATGGTCTGAAATTCAGATGTACTTGGATATGGAGTAACAATTTAAGTGATAGCAATTGTTAAGTCTCTGTTGTTGCATGAGTACCGTCGACCGTGAGTCGGCACGGCACGGCTTGATCTTGTCCCAAAGGCACGAGGTCGTCCAAGGATCCCTCATGGCAACCCCGAGCGGTGGTTGACGCAGCACCGAGGTGGCTTCGAGGTGGTCTTCAAGGTCGTTTTTGAATATTCGAGGTAGACCCAAGGTCGGGCCGAGATGGATTTCGATCTCCACAGTGGGTTCCTGCACAAAGGTCAGTGTCGGAGGGAGTTTcctgacccgacccctccgacgctcAAGTTAGCTCTTTTGGGGTTGTGTAGAAGGCAAAGGGTTTTGGAGAGAGGTCCGACCCCTGGGCAGGCGCCGGAGGTCGGGTTTTATACTTGGGCGGCAAAGGGGACCATCTATAACCGTCATAACGCCCTCCTCGTGACGTTTTGTCCATGTGGGCCATAGGCCCAAACAGCCATTTGTGAGTTGCCGTCCATGGAGGCTGACCGAGGGGGAACAGGTCTGAACGGCCACCCGGGGACCATTGTTCCTGGCGGTCGACAGGATCAGCCCGAACGGCCTCCCGTGGATTGTTGTCCACTGGGGTCGATAGGCCGTAATCTCCTCCACATTGTGGTCGAGTGGGGAGGTGACTTGGCCCTTACCCTCCACGTCGGCGTCTTGGTGGTGGCCAGTTGTTGAGTTGGTTTAGTCGCTAGAGTATTCCCTATCAGTCTCCTACATATATTGTTCTAAGATACAAATCTTGTTGTGGTTTAGGTATCAAGAATATTTTGGTTGTCCAATTTTATTTAAGAAAATTTCATTACGCACCTTATGTTTTCGCTTATGCATTGAAAATATACATTTTGTTCCTGTGGGATTTTTTCAATCTATTGATTGAAAATATATTGAATGCTTATAATTGTAAAAAGCCTCCTCGCCTTAAGTAAAATTACACTTTACATTGTCCTAACCCTCCCTCTTAGTTACCTTTAATCTATACCCATCCTTTTCTCCCTCCTCTCATAATGCTTTACCCATATTTACAGGGAAGCCCACCAGTCACTATATCTTGGTACTAAAGCATCTTCCCATTTGTGTTCAGCTATCCACGAATGCAGAAAAGCTTTTCTATAGTTAACTAATAATAGAATGTGGTTTTTGTAATTAACTACTGACATAAAGTATTTTTGTGTAGCTAATTGACAATATAAGGCATCTTTATATTTAACTGATTACAGGTGGATTTTGTAATGAACTGACAAATAAAAGGTATTAATACTATTAACTTGAGAATAGTTTTATCAAGCTGTTGCTTAGGTTTATTTAATTCAAGGATTAGGTAAATCTTTATGATATATTAACAAACAGAGCAAAATGAATGTTGGAGACCATGGGGAGTGAAATATAATTATCGATGAAGGAGGTTGTAAACATCAATAGTGCAAACATTATGATGAAAATTTCTGACTTTATTCTGTATGTAAGATCGTGAAATGTCCctataatgatttaaaaaaatcttattttcaaTTTTACAATATTGACTACGAGTTTTTTCCATCTGATTTACTCTAAATTGTATTTCAGGGATTGCTTGTTTATGGGAGACAGGGTAGAGAAATTTGTAGAAGTAACTTAGACCAAGATGTCTGTAGGGAGGTAATGAGCTATCCATTCTCGTGTTCATTTCTGAGCTGATTGTTTCTTGAAAAATTTGTTAACTGCAGTGCACTTGTACCTTCATCACAAAAGTAATCAAGTATTTTTATCATGAGAACAGAAGTAAAACAAAAGTTTCTTCTGCTTCTCCAAAACTTTGATGCTTGTATGTGTTTTCTGTTCAGATCCTGTTGGTTCACCACTATATCAAAATTTAATAATTTCAAGCATATTACATACAGTATCATTTATGATTGCAactgaaaatttattaatttataattcAGAATAGAAACCAATAATTCACTTGAACTTTGCAATCTGGCATGTTGGTTATTTTTGTTTACTACTGACAGGCACTTTTATATTCTCTGGAGCATGAAGTTCCTCTGATAGCATTTTCCCAGAATCAGTGTTTCACATTATTTGATCATCCTTTGGTTGATTCCCTCCACACTGTATATCATGAGCCAAAGGTGGTAGCAGCACAACTCTTACCTTGCATTCCTTTTTATCTAAAATTTTATGTAGTTATGCTAATTCTTTTGCCACAGGCAGAGATAATGTCTTCGGTTGAACACCTTCTTGCGGCTGCTGAAGTGCAGGTAAGTTGCTGCACATTTTTGTCTAAAATGTGTTTTCTATTGAAGCATCTATTGTGTGCTCCAAACTGTATAATTGATTTATGTCCTGGAGTCCAGTTGATTGGTCTAGAGCTCtcttgtttcttgtttctttttcttttggtgcAATTCTTTGTGCCATACGAGTCAGAGACCAACAATTTCACTTGCAACTCTTCCTCTTTGCATTAGCCGATGTTTGTCAGATTCGTGGCAAAGTTTTAAATTGAGAGAGcagaagttgaattttctcattgGGGTTCATTTGTGAAGTTTTAGCACTACATCCTTGTTATACTAGGGTTGAAGTTGAGATCATAAGAAAGCAGATGACTGATAATTTGCATGGATGTCTTGGTACTTCCAGAAACTACTTTTCTTTGATACTGCTGAGGGGGTTTCGACTACTCTGCGACCATATTGGGCAGAGGCAATAATGGGACGAGCAGAGGTTGTCCAGGCTCAACCTGATATGCTCGAGATTGTACCTGCTGGAACATCAAAGGGCAACGGTGTGAAAATGCTGCTGAATCACCTTGGTATTAGTGAGAAAGAGgtacaaaattattttcatttctaTAGATTCTTTTTTCTTGATACCAACCGTTTGGATATGTTGAAGATTATACTGGATTAACATTGGGTTTTGGTTTAGTTGCATATGTCGTTTTGTTCTGTGGATTGTGGAAATCTTTTACATGTATCCTCACCAAATGCCATGAATGTTGAGGTAATGAACATAAGAATGTTGAGAATCTAACCAACCTCAGAGTCCATGTGAAGTGCGTACATACAGATTTAATTGTCAAGCTGAATGGTTCCCAGCTCTAgttttcatttctttttattatgatacaaaaagaaatctttcggTAAGATTGAAAAAATAATCTTTTGATAGGATTGGTCAGTTAACGACATACTTGTATCACTGCACAAAGAAGACAGCTGTGCTACCTTTCGTTAACTCATTTGGTTTTCTAGTTCTTTTTTTGTGTTTGGCACACAATTTAACTAAAGCTGTGAGCTGCTATCTTCTAAGTGCATCCTTGACGTGCCAGTCATCTGGCTAACCACTTCGTCAAGGCACATTACGAGTAAGTGGTGGTGCCATGAAGACAAGCAAGAGTCGTAAAATATGATGTGTTAAACATTCAAGTACCAACCTGTCTTACCTTTAGTTTCATGCCTGTCGGTAACCATTGCCTGGGCTGTCCATGTGATTCCAATCGTATTAGGTGGTTAGGTGGTTTTTACCTTTCTAGAATTACGATGCACAAAGTTAAGGAAATTGAGCTACAACTCAATAAAGACCTAATCTATGATAATCATATAGCCTTGATACATCATAATAGTTGCATATTTTTCTAGATaacgattatatttttatttgctgACAGATCATGGCTATCGGTGATGGTGAAAATGACATCGAGATGCTTCAGTTAGCATCGCTAGGCATTGCACTTGCAAATGGATCGGAAAAGACGAAAGCTGTTGCGGACGTGATTGGAGCTTGCAATGATGAAGATGGTGTGGCAAAGGCTATTTACGAATATGTTTTCTGATGTTCGATTCCAGAACAAGCCGGACTGCTCGCCGCACCGCATCCTTGTTGTTCAGGGATACaaacattcaaattcaaatctattATAAGCATAAGAAGAAAACCAACATTACTTGGGTTATAAAAGTTATAACTCAAGTTTTAGGTCATTGTTTTCGCGGTGGAGCTGGAACCAGTTCACCATTTGTTGCATGCAAATTATTGCCATTCATTTTCTTTAGGGTCTTCCTTTTTCGATGTCACCAAACAGGCTATCATTTGTATTGGAATGAAAAAGGTTTGCATCATCTAATAAGCTCTGCCTGTGTCGAGATGTTATCGGAGCAGATTGCTGCCATCTGAGCATGTGAACTGGGCCTGCATGTCAAGCCCAAATGGGCCGGAACTTGGAGTCCATCACACGTGTGAATCAACATGTACGGTCCTCCAGTCACATAGTTCTTGATGTTGCTAATTTGCATACATGCTTTTATCATCCATCAAAATCATgtatataataatcatatcacgCAAGACGAACATTAAAATTATACCAAATTTataatatgattgctataattaacTATTTCAATCCTTTCATCTACCATATCACTAAGCCAAATGATGTTTCTTTCTAAATCCTTAAAATTTCTCCATTAAGAAAAGAGGTTTTCTTAGCATATGGCATCTCATGAgatttaaaatattcataaaaatctATAGTGGTTAATATATCTGCCTTTTTTAGTATAAAAATCCATGAGAGAAGTGGGAAAGGAAAGGAAGTTTCTTaccatatatatattatttatatattcaaTATActcaaatgttatgtttgattattttttttagtTCGATTAATTAGAACTTCTCGAATAATTGAGATTTATGATTTTGTTATCGTTAATGTTGATGTTAGAAAACGCCTATAAATAATATTCGTGGAAGTCGAGACATAAAAGAGTAGAACCCCTCAACCTCGAATCCATATCCCACCAAGTCACCACACGGCACGAATCACGAGCAAATGGGTTGGCCATTCGGATGGGTTTCAGATCTGAGATGGAAAGAGACGTGTTCTAAAACCCAATCCATCGATCGCGGCTTGTAGTCAGTCGTATCTTCCTCCTCAAACCACGCGGTTGTTGGAATCCAAttccaaaataaaagcaaactatcACGCCCCCGCCCTCGAGATCTCTCATTTCCTTTTGCTTCTTCCCACGAATTCAATCCCCCCAGAAGATTAAGCTTAGTTTCTCCTCCTGATCTCGTTCCAATTCTCTTCCCGTTTCTGCCGAGGGAAAAAGGAAAGATCATCCGATTCCTGTTTTAGTGTATTTGGCCGTTTTCTTTCCTTCGATTTATAGACCGATCTGGTCCTGAGTCGAGATCAGCTGATTGATTCGGGAGGCTAGCAGAAGCGGATTGATTAGGGCGAGGAAGCTTTGGGAGGATTTGAAGCCCTAGGTTCTCGAATCCGGCGGCAAGACCGGGGTTTGGCTCGATTGAGGTCTTTGAGTCGAGCGGGAGGTTAGGGTTTTGATTCGTTCTGTTGCCATAATGGGGAAGGTCGCGGTCGGGGCAGCTGTGGTGTGCGCGGCGGCGGCCGTCGCCGTGACGGCGCTCGTGGTGCGCCATCGGATGCGGAGCGCCGAGCGCTGGGTCCGTGCTGCCGCGGTGCTGAGGGAGCTCGAGGAGAAGTGCGCCACCCCGGTTGAGAAGCTTTGGGAGGTGGCCGACGCGATGACGAAGGAGATGCACGCCGGGCTCGAGTCGGAGGATGTGAGCAAGCTCAAGATGATCATTAGCTACGTCGACAAACTCCCCACAGGGTAGGAGCTCACATCcttctttctccattctcatgtaAATTGATGCATCAACCTTGCAGTGGTAGATTCAACAAATTCACATCTTGTGCTTCTTGATCACAACCTTGACAGGGATGAGAGAGGGTTATTTTATGCGTTGGACCTTGGAGGAACCAATTTTCGCGTCTTGCGCGTGCAGCTAGGAGGAAGGGAAGGGCGTGTTGTCAGGCAAGAGGCTAAGGAGGTTTCAATACCCCATGATTTGATGGTTGGAAGATCTGATGTAAGATTCAGATACTTCTTTTGTGCTTTTCTCTACCCATATAATTGTTCGGTCTGATTCTAAGTATTCCCGACTTTTGATTATGTCACACCAGGAACTATTTGATTTTATCGCTTCAGCTTTAGTGAAGTTTGTTGATTCGGAAGGTGAAGATTTTCACCTTCATTCTGGCAGGCAGAGAGAACTCGGCTTCACCTTTTCCTTTCCGGTCaagcaaacttctgttgcttcagGCACTCTAATCAAATGGACAAAGGGTTTCAACATAGATGGCATGGTAGACTCTTAAGTACCTTCATGTCTAATACAAGGAAGTTCTAATTTTACCTTTGTATGAGTTAATTAGGTCACATGTTGGTCGAAGGAGCTATGCTACGGTGGAAATAAGTTGTGTTAACTTTTGCATTTGTTAACCATGAATTTTGTGTATACTAGACTGCTGCTTTATTCAAAGGAGTAACCTCCTTCCTCACCGTCTGCACTTTGGGCTATCTGGGTGATGTGTGCACTTTCAGATGACAATGTTAAAATTGGTAGGGATATGTGTTCATAGGATGTGATGGAGTATTATTGATCTTTTCCGCTGCAAGCCTTCTCCATTCGAGCTTGGGGCCAAAATTAATTAGATTTCAAGATAAGCATGCTTTGTTGTTGTTACAGAAGATTAAAATATTTCTGCTCTCTACTCTCTCGTTTCAGTAATCCCTTGTTAGGAATTATCTGGATTTAAACTATTAGTCTTTTTCCAGTATTTTTGTTCTGGAACTATTATTCTAAATTTAATTGTTTGTTGATGCATGACAAAAGAATAATTATATATTGTTAATTTGGGAATGATATATGGTGATTAGAACTCTCCTGTTTGTGTGAAGGCAGGTTGGGGAAGATGTTGTATCTGAATTGAATAAGGCCCTACAAAGACAAGGtcttgatatgcaagttgcagctTTGGTGAGTTCCTTCTAGCatttccttttttatttcattataaagaaGGAAAACTTTGTAGTATAAGGTTTTAATATGTAAATTTTCTGTGATTTTATCTCAATCTTTTTTACTAATGTTATTTGAATGAAATTAAAGAGAATGATTTCCTTTAATTCAGGTTAATGATACAGTTGGAACGCTAGCTGGTGGCAGGTATGATGATACTGATGTTGTCGCTGCTGTTATATTGGGTACTGGTACTAATGCAGCATATGTTGAGCGTGCTGATGCaattaaaaagtggaaaggtccgCTTCCTGGATCGGGAGAAATTGTAAGTTGAGAGCTGAGTCGAGCAGAACCCAGAACAATAACTTTGGAATCTGTGGTCTTATATTGTAAACTAGTCTTTCGTTAGCAATTGAAACTCTAGTAGAGCATGCGGTAGAATATGGTAACTTCTGTTTCATTCAATAAATCTCATTGGTTCATGTTTAAGATTGTTTGTGAATATTTCCTTGCCCTTCTAGGTCATCAACATGGAATGGGGAAATTTTAGCTCCTCTCACCTCCCAATGACAGAATATGATACTGCATTAGATGTTGAAAGTTTGAATCCTGGTGACCAGGTAACAACTTCACTTGTTACCTTGAGCAGCCTAATTTCTTTTTATCCTTCAAATTTGTGTGATATGTAATCCAAGGTACTTGTCATGTTCAGATCTTTGAGAAGCTAATTTCAGGAATGTATCTTGGTGAAATTGTCCGAAGAGTCCTGCTGAGATTAGCTGTACAAACTGCTTTATTTGGAGATAATGTACCCCCACAACTTGAAATTCCATTCGTATTACGGTATGGTTTCTGTGGCCCCTTGCATGAAGATAATATCCATTGTTCTCTTGAGCATAGATTCAACTCAGTCTCCTTTCTCTCATATGATGGACCTTACCGTGGCATTTATGTGTAACCAAGGCTGAGCCTTGGTGCCATGCTAATATTGCTCCTTTGACTTAACCCAACACCTGATGGGATGACCTGGGTGTCAAGGTTTTGTATAAACAAACTTCCAACTTGGGGTTAGGCTACATATGTTGACCCCATGTCAGCAGGAGTCTCATTCACTAGACCGCTCTTGTCATATTATAAAGCATTATCATAATTAACCTTTAATGCAAATCAACATCTGGTATATTCTTTATTTTCCTACATGTCTTGGCTCTAGATCATGCTAACGGGTACAAAGGCTCTTGAATATTGTGGGCTATGGCAATCTTTTGTGCAGTTTGCTTGCTCGTTGGTTCAGGCAAGAGTTATATTACACATCTTATCAATATGTTTCTTTTGGATACCATTTAATTTTCAATACCAAGAGCACGTAGCAGTAGTATTGTAACTGTGATTAGAACCATTATTACTGACTGTTGTTATTATATTCTTCTGGGGGGTGCATATGGGCAGTATTTGTGCCAATTTCATGACGGGAAGAGGTTGTACATCATATTAGAAGTGTTGCAGTCATTGGTTTGTGTGAGGCCTTGATTATTAGTTTTTTGTATCTTACCTTCTCTGGCTCTCCtactaaaaaaaaaagtatagctTCAAATTTGCTTTTTATATGCAAAAAGTTTACATGTGAATGACTGCCCCTTAGCACTGTAGTATCTGCAGAGGTTTTTTACTTTTGCCAGCTTTTGGAGATTCAGTATCTTGgcattttttttcattattttcctATGTAAATCATTGAAACTAAATTATTCCATTGCAACATTACTCTCAAGCCAATTTTCTGGTCAACCAATTTCCTGGTTAACAAACGTGCTCCAATTTTGTCATAACTTATTTTTTCACGATTCATGAGGTGTAACATGATTGATGACTATCAAGCTACACACTTTTCTTCAAATAATAACCATTGAATTGAACATAGTAGAATAACATTAGGTAGCAACCACGTCTATCGAGAAACCAATTAACTAAGATTTGTAGGATGCCATTGATGTTATTCTTTGTTATTGTTGGGTGCTTCTGATGGTTCATCGTATCAAAACATTGAGACAGAAAATGAATAGAAGCTATGTTTTAGGCATAGTGTGTGCCTAGTAAAGTACCTAGATCATGACTAGGGTTTCATGTTGCACATAATGCTTTGTCCTTTACTCCTTTAACCTACTTCTTATTCCACGTTGGCCATATTACTGATTACTCAAACTGACAAAGCATAAATGGCGGGTCATCATTATTTTTGTCTTTGTTGCATGTCATGAACTGAAGTTTCATTCATGCATATTACATCTATACTTTCTATGTTGACATAAAATAAGGCAATGTAAAGATTTTCCTCATTTCTGATTTGTTCCGTTGATATGATGTAAATGATGAAAGTCAATAGTATTGCATTGTGCCtgccaataaatataataatgttATGGTATCATTCTTTTTAGGACATTGTTtgccaataaatataataatgttATGGTATCATTCTTTTTAGGACATTGTTGCAGGTTTCCTGCTTGATCCTGTCGTATTTGTTTCTTAAGTACGCAAGCTGATGTTAAAAGAAAAAGAGTCAACTTTATGATTGTGTGGGTACTGTGTAGACAGGATTCAAGCATAAGTTGCAACCGAGTTTTCAACTTTTTCGTAATTGTGTTATGACTAGACAATCGGCACTGCTCCTGTCGATCAAATTTGTGATAACCAATCTCCTGCTGACTTTTGCTTTGTTTTTTACTTTTGGGTCCTTATTTAATGGATCGGTTGACTCACCCTTTCGGTTTGTTATCTGAACAAGTACGCAATTTATGGTTTGTAGGACACCAGTCATGTCCGCTATGCATCATGACACTTCAGCTGATCTCAAAGTTGTCGGGGCCAAACTGAAGGAATTCTTGGGGGTACAATCCTTTACATTTTCCCTAAATCTCATATTCCGCagccagttttttttttttactgtctTTGTTTTTGCCTGAAGTCCAGATTTCTAGCACCTCCTTGAAAGCGAGAAAAGTGGTTGTCCAGATCTGTGATGTCGTTGCCAAGCGTGGGGCTCGGCTGGCTGCCGCAGGCATAGTTGGGATTCTGAAGAAGCTGGGACGGGATGGCAGTGGCATGCGAAGGACAGTGATCGCCATGGACGGTGGGCTTTACGAGCATTACACTGTATTCAGAGAATGCTTGCACGGCGCCCTGAATGAAATGCTTGGAGATGAGGCCTCTTCGTCTGTTGTCGTCAACCTCACTAACGATGGATCAGGCCTTGGCGCGTCTCTTCTTGCAGCCTCTCACTCTCGGTACCTTGAACAGTCCTAAGAGGATTCcaatacaaaataaaataaggAAACCTGCGGTTTCTGCTTACCCTTTTCTCTGTTGTCGAAAAAAAGAATGTTTAGGTTAACACTTCGGTGGTGTCGTCGTGAATGTATAAAAGCAGGACCAGAAGCGGGCTTGTGGATGATGCTGCCGGTTTGTCCTGCCAATTTTTTTGCTCTTCTGCAG comes from Musa acuminata AAA Group cultivar baxijiao chromosome BXJ3-3, Cavendish_Baxijiao_AAA, whole genome shotgun sequence and encodes:
- the LOC103979715 gene encoding hexokinase-2, which encodes MGKVAVGAAVVCAAAAVAVTALVVRHRMRSAERWVRAAAVLRELEEKCATPVEKLWEVADAMTKEMHAGLESEDVSKLKMIISYVDKLPTGDERGLFYALDLGGTNFRVLRVQLGGREGRVVRQEAKEVSIPHDLMVGRSDELFDFIASALVKFVDSEGEDFHLHSGRQRELGFTFSFPVKQTSVASGTLIKWTKGFNIDGMVGEDVVSELNKALQRQGLDMQVAALVNDTVGTLAGGRYDDTDVVAAVILGTGTNAAYVERADAIKKWKGPLPGSGEIVINMEWGNFSSSHLPMTEYDTALDVESLNPGDQIFEKLISGMYLGEIVRRVLLRLAVQTALFGDNVPPQLEIPFVLRTPVMSAMHHDTSADLKVVGAKLKEFLGISSTSLKARKVVVQICDVVAKRGARLAAAGIVGILKKLGRDGSGMRRTVIAMDGGLYEHYTVFRECLHGALNEMLGDEASSSVVVNLTNDGSGLGASLLAASHSRYLEQS